One genomic region from Leptospira tipperaryensis encodes:
- a CDS encoding TetR/AcrR family transcriptional regulator, with product MKENIELDPGWPEGQKKIFLAAMEIFAQKGFSATTTGEIAKKAGVAEGLIFKHFKSKKELLLSLAMPIMESFIAPLTLKRLKVVFSQDYSTFEEFLQAVFEERIAFIRKNRNLIRIIVQEAMISPEIRGILERVFKQKLAPLIVERLKAFQDKGLIKDIPIPSAFRLVATNLSGYILLTEVFFQPEEDKDWDAEAELKRTTDFIAAGLAPKKKEVAVAKPQAKKKKTVPKTTKTKKKK from the coding sequence ATCAAAGAAAATATAGAATTGGATCCGGGTTGGCCCGAAGGTCAAAAAAAGATCTTTTTGGCGGCGATGGAAATCTTCGCGCAAAAGGGATTTTCCGCAACAACCACCGGCGAGATCGCAAAAAAGGCAGGAGTCGCCGAAGGCCTGATCTTCAAACACTTCAAGAGTAAGAAAGAACTTCTTTTGAGTCTCGCGATGCCGATCATGGAAAGTTTTATCGCGCCCCTCACTTTAAAACGATTGAAAGTAGTCTTTTCCCAAGACTATTCAACCTTCGAAGAATTCCTACAGGCCGTCTTTGAAGAGAGAATCGCTTTTATCCGAAAAAATCGAAACCTCATTCGTATCATCGTTCAAGAAGCGATGATCTCACCGGAGATTCGAGGAATTCTGGAAAGGGTCTTTAAACAAAAACTCGCACCCTTGATCGTGGAACGTCTCAAGGCGTTTCAGGACAAGGGGCTCATCAAAGACATTCCGATCCCGTCCGCGTTTCGACTCGTTGCTACCAATCTTTCCGGTTATATCCTTCTTACCGAAGTATTCTTTCAGCCGGAAGAAGATAAAGATTGGGACGCAGAAGCCGAGTTAAAACGAACTACCGATTTTATCGCGGCGGGACTCGCGCCTAAAAAGAAAGAAGTCGCAGTTGCAAAGCCGCAAGCAAAGAAAAAGAAGACGGTTCCCAAAACTACAAAGACGAAGAAAAAAAAGTAA
- a CDS encoding ABC transporter permease, whose protein sequence is MLFIALRQMLVRGKQTLTTLSGIVLGTAAFIIISGVLLGFRGYLIDQLINADCHVRISPRQEIIQANSMDDLFPNENVFWLSPPSGKRGSTHLNQASLWYERLDLDPEVEAYSPQVSGRIFLYSGSNQEAGKIIGIIPSRQILITPLADYITEGSVESLAAGNRLILGDGLSKLLGLGLNKTVWITAGLQERTPFRISGIFRSGNKALDDSIAYGLLSEVQQLTGQSGMITDIAVRLKDVNRSILKAEEWRGLGEDKVLSWQEANSSFFAIFKLQDAIRYSMTAAILVVAGFGIYNILNVIINQKKREIAILRSIGFRPKEVLMIFLMQGMILGVVGGIIGLIVGFLVCLRIESLPFSNPLFSAGAGSMVVSFAPAIYFQAFLQSMVATLIASWIPARSAGKLSPIEIIRGE, encoded by the coding sequence ATGTTGTTTATCGCCCTCAGACAAATGCTAGTCAGGGGAAAACAAACTCTGACGACTCTTTCCGGAATCGTTTTGGGAACCGCCGCGTTTATCATCATCTCCGGGGTTTTACTCGGTTTCCGGGGTTATCTCATCGATCAATTGATCAACGCGGACTGCCACGTTCGAATCTCACCCAGACAAGAAATCATCCAGGCCAATTCTATGGACGATCTTTTTCCCAACGAGAATGTGTTCTGGCTTTCTCCTCCTTCCGGTAAACGAGGATCCACTCATTTGAACCAGGCGAGTCTCTGGTATGAAAGGTTGGACCTCGATCCCGAAGTGGAGGCTTATTCTCCGCAAGTTAGCGGAAGAATCTTTCTTTATTCCGGTTCCAATCAAGAAGCCGGTAAGATCATAGGCATCATCCCTTCGAGACAGATTTTGATCACTCCTCTCGCGGATTACATCACGGAAGGAAGTGTAGAATCCCTTGCGGCCGGAAACAGACTCATCCTCGGAGACGGACTTTCGAAACTCTTAGGATTGGGACTCAACAAAACGGTCTGGATCACCGCGGGTTTGCAGGAAAGAACTCCGTTTCGTATTTCCGGAATCTTTCGTTCCGGAAACAAGGCTCTGGACGACAGCATCGCCTACGGATTGTTATCCGAAGTGCAGCAGTTGACGGGACAATCCGGAATGATCACGGACATCGCGGTTCGTCTAAAGGACGTAAATCGTTCCATCTTAAAAGCTGAGGAATGGAGAGGTCTCGGAGAAGACAAGGTTCTAAGCTGGCAGGAAGCCAACTCCAGTTTTTTTGCGATCTTTAAGTTGCAGGACGCGATCCGGTATTCGATGACCGCGGCCATTCTCGTGGTAGCAGGATTTGGAATATACAATATTTTGAATGTAATTATCAACCAAAAGAAAAGAGAAATCGCCATTCTTCGTTCGATTGGATTTCGACCCAAAGAAGTTCTTATGATCTTTTTGATGCAGGGAATGATTCTCGGAGTCGTTGGGGGAATCATCGGACTCATCGTCGGATTTTTAGTCTGCTTGAGAATCGAATCTCTTCCTTTTTCAAATCCTTTATTTTCGGCCGGAGCTGGATCCATGGTCGTTTCCTTTGCGCCGGCGATCTACTTCCAGGCATTTTTACAGTCGATGGTCGCCACGTTGATTGCGAGTTGGATTCCCGCGAGGTCCGCGGGAAAACTTTCTCCGATCGAGATCATAAGAGGAGAATAA
- a CDS encoding secretion protein HlyD, protein MKVVVNKLKSFWRIYKSLRLPYRIVSALLPIAVLILIFQLKNKPKTEDVAVVGPISEKAYGLGTVHSLDTFRFRVGVPTKVTKVFVLEGDEVFPGQSLLQLEGLTTVRSPIRGIVSDIGYHEGEVAFQTMQAVEVLGVGAKYLVVALDEQILLSIKKGQSALIRFEGKPNEVIQGKVQGTFSHAGQFFARIEAARFPEGVLPGMTADVAIEVGKRDNAVLVPRKYEKKHKIIIFRNGKSLAVSFTPGLRSEQFIEVKEGDIQAGDRLSEAP, encoded by the coding sequence ATGAAAGTTGTAGTCAACAAGCTCAAATCCTTTTGGAGAATTTATAAGTCTTTGCGACTTCCCTATAGAATTGTTTCCGCGCTTCTTCCGATCGCGGTTTTGATTCTGATCTTTCAATTGAAAAACAAACCGAAAACTGAGGACGTCGCCGTCGTAGGTCCGATATCGGAAAAAGCCTACGGATTAGGAACCGTACATTCCTTGGATACGTTTCGATTTCGAGTTGGGGTTCCCACAAAAGTGACCAAGGTTTTTGTTTTGGAAGGAGACGAAGTCTTTCCGGGCCAGAGTCTTTTACAGTTGGAAGGTCTTACCACAGTTCGATCTCCGATCCGAGGAATCGTTTCGGATATCGGTTATCACGAGGGAGAGGTCGCGTTTCAAACGATGCAGGCCGTAGAGGTTTTGGGAGTCGGGGCGAAATATCTCGTGGTGGCTCTGGACGAACAGATTCTTCTTTCGATAAAAAAGGGACAGTCGGCGCTCATACGCTTTGAAGGAAAACCGAACGAAGTCATACAAGGAAAGGTTCAAGGAACCTTTTCTCACGCGGGACAATTTTTTGCGAGGATCGAAGCCGCCCGTTTTCCGGAAGGAGTTCTTCCAGGAATGACGGCGGACGTTGCGATCGAAGTCGGTAAACGGGATAACGCGGTCTTGGTTCCTCGAAAATACGAAAAGAAACATAAAATTATAATATTCAGAAACGGTAAATCTCTTGCAGTCTCCTTTACCCCCGGACTCAGATCCGAACAGTTTATAGAAGTCAAAGAAGGGGATATTCAAGCGGGAGATCGACTCTCCGAGGCGCCCTGA